The window TAATCATTCTCGGTGTAATTGTAGGATTAGCCTTTAACTTTGCTAGAGATTTGTTAGAAGCTTTTCTATCATCGTCAGTAGGAAAAGTATTCATTGCAGTAGCAATCTTAGTTTTCGCAATCAAGGTCTGGTAGGGATTTCCCTATCAGTCACTTGTAAGAAAACTAACTTACTTCTTCTTCATTCCTCTCCCGAACTGTCGCATTAAAAACCTCACCTATTTTCAATAGTTGTTCATAGATAGCACAACCCTCACAAGGTTCATTAGACTTTCCATTTCTGTCTTCACAAATCTCCTTACAATGCAGCTCCCACAACAACTTTTGTCGATTACAAGCTAAAATACGTTTTGGCTTATCGATGGCCCCCATTTAAATCGCCTCCAGATAGTGCAATGTATAACCGTCCTTCGATTTAATCTCTTGGCCACAGCTCTCAAATTCTTCATATGCTATAGACTTTCTTCCACCTTTTTCAGCACGTTCAAAAGCCCATTTAAGACTGGCAAAAGGAAGATAGAAGTATTTGTCGTATTTAGCGAAATAGACAATTAGGAAAGCAACTGCACCCTTTTCTGACCAAGATTTAAGCAAGTTGTATTGATGATTCTCTATATTTTGTAGAGGAAATCTTGTATCCTTTGTTTCTTTTGCATCAAAGATCAATGAAACTCCTTTATAAATCCCTAAGTAATCAACCAGGTGACCCTTAGTACGTACTCCTTCCACCTTAGAACCTGTCACTTTCATGATTTTTACTGGAGTAGGTAACTTTTGAATATCTGCGATCCCTGCGTTTCGATATTTAGTATTAGCCATCTCTAAAATTCTTTCTAAGTACATCCCTCGATTTGCATAAGACCGGTTTTTGAAGTTTGAATGTCTCACGGTACCCTCCAATCCCCTTACACATAAGATAGTAGTAAGATAATTATGTGTAAGGGTACCCATTTTATTTATTTAATTCCGCTATCTATCTGGACGTTTATTGTGCATTTCTATTAACTTATTAATTTCAGCTTGTGCCTTTTCCAAATCTCGAAGATTGTAACCTTCTTTTTTACCGTAGCGAGCTAGATATTTAATGGCATCAATCCTGTGAAAGCCCAATACTTCTTCCCAACTGAAGTTTTCGTCTGCAAACATCCACACGTCAATATTACCTGTATGATAATGTGCAGAACCAGGTCTTTCAGGTACTTCCTCTAAAACTACTAATTGCTTTTCTTGATCTGCTGCAACAACAATGGGAAGAGTCTCCGTTTTGATTACAGATTTAACTTCAGTTACTTTTTCTGACTTTCGAGCATTTATCAAACCATGTTTTTTCTTCCACTCATAAAATTTGGGTGAATGCATGTTGTATTCACTCATGATTAATGAATCGCTTTTACCTTTCGCTTTTAATTCACGGTAGGCTTCTACAGTTAAAACCATCTTCTTTTCTGATTCGGGTTTCT is drawn from Lysinibacillus sp. SGAir0095 and contains these coding sequences:
- a CDS encoding Holliday junction resolvase RecU: MRHSNFKNRSYANRGMYLERILEMANTKYRNAGIADIQKLPTPVKIMKVTGSKVEGVRTKGHLVDYLGIYKGVSLIFDAKETKDTRFPLQNIENHQYNLLKSWSEKGAVAFLIVYFAKYDKYFYLPFASLKWAFERAEKGGRKSIAYEEFESCGQEIKSKDGYTLHYLEAI
- a CDS encoding DUF3310 domain-containing protein; amino-acid sequence: MNKLYQLEHLVNNGGSQEEIDELRAELGITITKKKDEKKPESEKKMVLTVEAYRELKAKGKSDSLIMSEYNMHSPKFYEWKKKHGLINARKSEKVTEVKSVIKTETLPIVVAADQEKQLVVLEEVPERPGSAHYHTGNIDVWMFADENFSWEEVLGFHRIDAIKYLARYGKKEGYNLRDLEKAQAEINKLIEMHNKRPDR